A stretch of Anolis sagrei isolate rAnoSag1 chromosome X, rAnoSag1.mat, whole genome shotgun sequence DNA encodes these proteins:
- the LOC132780960 gene encoding zinc finger protein 420-like, translated as MQEKPYACLICGQSFTQSGNLRSHQRTHTGEKPYKCTECGQSFAQSANLRSHQRTHTGEKPYKCTECGQSFTQSGNLHSHQRTHTGEKPFKCAECGQSFTHSSSLRSHERIHTGEKPFKCLECGQSFARSVNLRSHQRTHTGEKPYKCLECGQSFTESATLHRHQRIHTGEKPYKCLECGMSFTRSSSLRSHQRTHTGEKPYTCLECGQNFTESGDLRSHQRTHTGEKPYKCLECGQSFVRSVHLHSHQRTHTGEKPYTCLECGQSFTESANLRSHQRIHTGEKPYKCLECGMSFALSSGLRSHQRTHTGEKPYTCLECGKSFTRMGYLRSHQRAHTGEKPHTCLECGQSFSQNGSLRRHQRIHTGEKPYKCLECGQSFIRSVHLHSHQRTHTGEKPYTCLQCGQSFTESGSLHIHQRTHTGEKPYTCLECGQSFTQSGSLHRHQSIHIGEKPLEL; from the coding sequence ATGCAGGAGAAACCCTATGCATGTCTTAtatgtgggcagagcttcactcagagtggaaatctacgttcacatcaaaggactcacactggagagaaaccctataaatgcacggagtgtggacagagcttcgctcAGAGTGCAAATCTACgttcgcatcaaaggactcacactggggagaaaccctataaatgcacggagtgtggacagagctttactcagagtggaaatctacattcacatcaaaggactcatactggagagaaaccctttaaatgcgcggagtgtggacagagcttcactcatagttcaagtctacgttcacatgaaaggattcacactggggaaaaaccctttaaatgcttggagtgtggacagagttttGCTCGGAGTgtaaatctacgttcacatcaaaggactcacactggggagaagccctataaatgcctggagtgtggacaaagcttcactgagagtgcaactctacatagacatcaaaggattcacactggggagaaaccttataaatgcttggagtgtggaatgagcttcactcgtagttcaagtctacgttcacatcaaaggactcatactggggaaaaaccctatacatgcctggagtgtggacagaacttcactgagagtggagatctacgttcacatcaaaggactcacactggggagaaaccctataaatgcctggagtgtggacagagcttcgttCGAAGTGtacatctacattcacatcaaaggactcacactggtgagaaaccgtatacatgcctggagtgtggtcaaagcttcactgagagtgcaaatctacgttcacatcaaaggattcacactggggagaagccctataaatgcctggagtgtggaatgagCTTCGCTCTTAGTTCAGGTctgcgttcacatcaaaggactcacactggggagaaaccctatacatgcttggagtgtgggaagagctttacTCGGATGGGATATCTGCGTTCACATCAAAGggctcacactggggagaaaccccatacatgcctggagtgtggacagagctttagtcagaatggaagtctacgtagacatcaaaggattcacactggggagaaaccctataaatgcctggagtgtggacagagcttcattcGAAGTGtacatctacattcacatcaaaggactcatactggggagaaaccctatacatgcctgcagtgtggacagagtttcactgagagtggaagtctacatatacatcaaaggactcacactggggagaaaccctatacatgcctggagtgtggacagagctttactCAAAGTGGAAGTCTTCATAGACATCAAAGTATTCATATTGGGGAGAAACCATTGGAACTTTAA